The Glandiceps talaboti chromosome 1, keGlaTala1.1, whole genome shotgun sequence genome has a segment encoding these proteins:
- the LOC144440166 gene encoding cyclin-dependent kinases regulatory subunit 1-like, with amino-acid sequence MSHKNIYYSDKYYDEKYEYRHVMLPKNIAKMVPKTHLMSEGEWRGIGVQQSQGWIHYMLHDPEPHILLFRRPITTPPPNQ; translated from the exons ATGTCACACAAAAACATATACTACTCAGACAAATATTACGATGAGAAATACGAATACAG GCATGTGATGTTACCAAAGAACATAGCCAAAATGGTACCAAAGACACATCTAATGTCAGAAGGAGAATGGAGAGGAATTGGAGTCCAACAAAGCCAAGGCTGGATACATTATATGCTACATGATCCAG AACCACATATATTGCTATTCAGAAGACCAATTACAACTCCACCACCAAATCAGTAG
- the LOC144432973 gene encoding aminopeptidase N-like: protein MYNHNSQPTEDEVLTYKAKHGNGVFIKKSTGYIIVLIFIAVIAGVACLFYFAPDRTCEDTGEDTDEVYPPVPELPESPDRGEFEGRLPDTLEPLNYWLKLKVYLDEEDAERQFQYDGLVNITIVCTKATNIIKVHHRLLNIDTDSVSVKTALNNDPVSIKDVSFSEEEYEFLIIETEDELQVNEHYLLQIDFIGFLNHSDYKGFYRSYYEVETDGETETRWLALTQFQSTDARRAFPCFDEPNFKATFDVILVHRPSRTAVSNMDDIATVIIEDGNWVETHFDTSVRMSVYLVAFLISDFEYMEMNTTHGVLMRVWARSDYIDAANYSMYTGSELLTIFEDNLDMPYPLKKVDMAAVPHFSAGAMENWGLVLYRESVMLYDPTIHSPERRVIVAVYIAHELGHMWFGNLVTMDWWDHLWLNEGFATFVEYTGVHIVEPEWRLWDMMLKYAMGYALAADSNSATSNPIIRETGWIEEINSMFDTISYSKGGCIIRQFLAFMDPSVLMAGIRNYLKIYQYSNTVSDDLWQVLTEADLGHGNYNIKLIMDTWTLQPGYPIVTVNRSSPEVAVLSQERFFSDPNDNHSDRWPHLGYTWYIPTTYTTMGNVQEGMMNPEKLWMNRGPADIDLSNVDEEDWIFVNINKTGFYRVNYDDDNWNKLAEQLRDDHEVITSQSRSSLVDDAFRVSETFHTDHVNALKLTEYLHEEKEYMPWYLIAQVLPFTDKMLLRTAEFGMHENYWRYQVSPSYEFYGWNFKDSQDIDYWHRELAIDLACMYNYNSCVDNSTNMFADWMQDTENNPIPEEVRSAVYCTAVRHGGPVEWEFVYQQAEQETDNSQLWKLQSALGCTRDTWLLQRYMEDYHSKSNAPTAIANCREKSSQGFSTAWMFTLSQFESLQERYNTTAYYVVWDFAPWMNTDYDLEQLLAFGRHHSDMPEFAASGFYTAVEKVETNVKWMKRNQDSVRQWLSQITDKIGMH, encoded by the exons ATGTATAACCACAACTCACAACCAACGGAGGACGAGGTTCTTACATACAAAGCTAAACATGGAAATGGGGTATTTATCAAGAAAAGTACTGGCTATATCATTGTTCTTATTTTCATAGCTGTGATAGCCGGCGTGGCTTGCTTATTCTACTTCGCACCCGATCGAACTTGTGAGGACACCGGTGAAGATACAGACGAAGTGTACCCTCCTGTACCCGAGCTACCCGAGTCTCCAGACCGAGGGGAGTTTGAAGGTCGACTACCCGACACACTAGAACCGCTCAACTATTGGTTGAAACTGAAAGTATATTTGGACGAAGAAGATGCCGAGCGTCAGTTCCAGTATGATGGGCTTGTTAACATAACGATAGTGTGCACTAAAGCTACGAATATTATCAAGGTACACCACAGACTTTTAAATATTGACACAGACTCAGTTAGTGTCAAAACCGCATTAAATAACGACCCAGTTAGTATTAAAGATGTAAGCTTCTCTGAAGAAGAATATGAATTCTTGATAATTGAAACTGAAGACGAACtgcaagtgaatgaacattatTTGCTACAAATCGACTTTATCGGGTTTCTGAACCATTCTGACTACAAGGGATTTTATAGGAGCTATTATGAAGTCGAGACAGACGGTGAAACTGAAACGAG ATGGCTAGCTTTGACGCAGTTCCAATCAACTGATGCCAGGCGGGCATTTCCCTGTTTTGACGAACCAAACTTCAAAGCAACGTTTGATGTGATTCTAGTCCATCGCCCAAGTAGAACGGCAGTGTCCAACATGGACGACATAGCAACAGTGATCATCGAAGATGGAAACTGGGTTGAGACTCATTTCGACACCAGTGTTCGTATGTCTGTTTACTTGGTGGCTTTTCTGATAAGTGATTTCGAATACATGGAAATGAATACGACCCATGGAGTGTTG ATGAGAGTTTGGGCAAGGTCTGACTATATCGATGCAGCAAATTACTCCATGTACACTGGTTCCGAACTATTAACTATCTTTGAAGACAATCTAGACATGCCTTATCCGCTCAAGAAAGTTG ACATGGCCGCCGTACCTCACTTTTCTGCTGGAGCAATGGAAAACTGGGGTTTAGTACTGTATAGAGAAAGTGTAATGTTGTATGACCCAACTATCCACTCACCGGAAAGACGTGTTATTGTTGCCGTCTATATAGCACATGAACTTGGACATATG TGGTTTGGCAATTTAGTGACTATGGATTGGTGGGACCACTTGTGGCTAAATGAAGGTTTCGCAACCTTTGTAGAATATACAGGAGTTCATATCGTGGAACCAGAATGGAGATTG TGGGACATGATGTTAAAATATGCCATGGGATATGCTCTAGCAGCCGATTCTAACTCAGCCACTTCGAATCCAATTATCAGAGAGACCGGATGGATAGAAGAAATTAATTCGATGTTTGACACCATTTCCTATTCAAAG GGAGGCTGTATAATTCGTCAATTCTTAGCTTTCATGGACCCAAGTGTTTTAATGGCTGGGATtagaaattatttgaaaatttatcagTACAGCAATACAGTGTCCGACGACCTGTGGCAAGTTTTAACTGAA GCTGACCTTGGTCATGGTAACTACAACATTAAACTTATCATGGATACGTGGACATTGCAGCCAGGCTACCCAATTGTTACAGTAAACCGTTCATCTCCAGAGGTCGCTGTTCTCTCTCAAGAGCGTTTTTTCAGCGACCCAAATGATAACCATAGCGACAGGTGGCCACATTTAGG ATATACCTGGTACATTCCTACTACCTATACAACTATGGGAAATGTTCAAGAAGGCATGATGAATCCAGAGAAACTATGGATGAACAGAGGACCAG CTGATATCGATCTTAGTAACGTCGACGAGGAGGACTGGATATTTGTCAACATCAACAAAACTGGATTTTATCGTGttaattatgatgatgataattgGAATAAATTAGCTGAACAACTGAGAGATGACCACGAG GTGATTACGTCACAGAGCAGATCTTCTCTCGTGGATGATGCCTTCAGGGTATCAGAAACCTTCCATACAGACCATGTTAACGCCCTCAAGTTGACAGAATACCTACACGAAGAGAAGGAATATATGCCATGGTATCTCATCGCTCAGGTTCTACCATTTACGGATAAGATGTTACTACGAACTGCAGAGTTTGGTATGCACGAG AACTATTGGCGTTATCAAGTTTCTCCGAGCTATGAGTTTTATGGGTGGAACTTTAAAGATAGTCAAGACATAGATTA CTGGCATCGTGAATTAGCCATCGACTTAGCATGCATGTACAATTACAACAGCTGCGTCGATAATTCAACAAATATGTTTGCTGATTGGATGCAAGATACTGAAAACAATCC AATTCCTGAAGAAGTAAGGAGTGCGGTGTACTGTACGGCAGTTCGACATGGTGGACCGGTAGAATGGGAATTTGTATATCAACAAGCAGAACAAGAAACAGACAACAGTCAACTTTGGAAACTTCAGTCTGCATTGGGTTGTACCAGGGACACATGGCTTTTACAAAG ATATATGGAGGATTATCACTCAAAGAGCAACGCACCGACTGCCATTGCCAATTGTCGAGAAAAATCATCTCAGGGATTCTCTACTGCATGGATGTTTACCCTATCGCAGTTTGAGTCACTCCAAGAACG ATATAACACAACAGCATATTATGTTGTATGGGACTTTGCCCCGTGGATGAATACGGATTATGATTTAGAACAG CTTCTTGCCTTTGGCAGACACCATAGCGATATGCCAGAGTTTGCAGCAAGTGGATTCTACACGGCAGTAGAGAAAGTAGAGACGAATGTCAAATGGATGAAAAGAAACCAAGACAGTGTGCGACAATGGTTATCTcaaattacagacaaaatcGGAATGCATTAA